From the Rhinatrema bivittatum chromosome 3, aRhiBiv1.1, whole genome shotgun sequence genome, one window contains:
- the HNRNPA1 gene encoding heterogeneous nuclear ribonucleoprotein A1 isoform X1: MGSAAPRPDGNSAQRQGSTFFQPKARTRIGGGRCASDSMALSHPSLCVPPLALSRQGVKASRIPSGTSDSSCSRVAKKTVVCGPSQSRQGRALTVGPPSEPSSSRTSIFRSSGSLLSGGLAYERRRLRKKGYSEPVISTLLRARRPSTTLAYARVWKAFDSWCATAQVQPCRASIADILTFLQDGLKKGLAYSSLRVQVSALGCLRGKFEGSSLACHPDVARFLRGVRNLRPPLRAPCPSWSLNLVLEGLTVAPFEPLRRASLKDLTLKTVFLVAIASARRVSELQALWCREPFLRISASGVSLCTVPSFLPKVVSAFHVNQSVDLPSFSEKELQSSHGSDLKRLDVRRVLLRYLEVTNDFRRSDHLFVLWQGPKKGLQASKATIARWLTCSIASTYIGCGKSVPDGLKAHSLRSQASSWAESTQVSTQEICRAATWKSLHTFARHYRVDVRGPSAASFGSSVIRAGLSGSHPI; encoded by the coding sequence ATGGGGAGTGCCGCGcctagacctgatggcaactcggctCAACGCCAAGGCAGCACGTTTTTTCAGCCGAAGGCGAGAACACGGATCGGAGGGGGTAGATGCGCTAGCGATTCCATGGCCTTGTCACACCCTTCTCTATGTGTTCCCCCCCTGGCCCTTAGTAGGCAAGGTGTTAAGGCGTCTAGAATCCCATCAGGGACCAGTGATTCTAGTTGCTCccgagtggccaagaagaccgtggtttgcggacctagtcAATCTCGCCAGGGACGGGCCCTTACGGTTGGGCCACCTTCCGAACCTTCTTCGtcaaggaccagtatttttcgatctagcggatcgcttttgtctggcggcttggcttatgaacggCGGCGGTTGAGAAAGAAAGGCTATTCGGAGCCGGTTATTTCTACCTTGCTTCGCGCGCGGAGACCTTCTACCACACTTGCTTATGCCAGGGTGTGGAAAGCATTTGACTCCTGGTGCGCGACCGCCCAAGTTCAGCCTTGTCGTGCGTCGATAGCGGATATCCTTACTTTTCTACAGGATGGTCTGAAGAAGGGTTTGGCTTACAGTTCTCTGCGAGTCCAGGTGTCGGCTCTGGGTTGTTTGAGAGGAAAGTTTGAAGGATCCTCTCTCGCATGTCATCCGGACGTGGCCAGATTCTTGCGCGGTGTTCGGAACTTACGTCCTCCACTCAGagccccttgtccttcctggagcttgaatttggtacTCGAGGGCCTCACCGTCGCACCCTTTGAGCCGCTGAGGCGAGCCTCCttaaaggatctcaccctcaagacagtGTTCTTAGTGGCCATAGCCTCCGCGCGTCGGGTATCGGAGCTACAGGCGCTCTGGTgcagggagccgttcttgcgTATCTCTGCCTCAGGGGTGTCGTTATGTACGGTTCcttcgttcttgcctaaggttgtatcGGCTTTTCACGTGAATCAGTCGGTGGACTTGCCGTCCTTCTCGGAGAAGGAGCTGCAGTCTTCTCACGGTTCCGACTTGAAGCGTTTGGATGTTCGTCGAGTGCTTTTGCGATATTTGGAAGTCACCAATGATTTTCGGCggtcagatcacctgtttgtgttgTGGCAGGGGCCCAAAAAGGGTTTACAGGCCTCAAAAGCTACTATTGCCCGCTGGCTGACGTGCTCGATAGCATCCACGTACATTGGGTGTGGTAAGTCCGTTCCGGACGGGCTTAAGGCCCACTCCCTCCGTTCACAGGCGTCTTCCTGGGCTGAGAGTACTCAGGTCTCTacccaggagatttgtagggcggccacttggaagtcgttgcatacttttgctcgacattaTCGCGTAGATGTTCGGGGGCCGTCGGCTgcttcttttggcagcagtgtgattcgagcgggactctcggggtcccatcccatttaa
- the HNRNPA1 gene encoding heterogeneous nuclear ribonucleoprotein A1 isoform X2, with the protein MPELVFGVSAGSEWGGVAPFPRSNRQGPNLGLRLPFVVGGLPGGVPRSLSRPSNRLNEGAQAHSSVQLIGGRLSRFWEEWVKITLDQWVLDVVRHGYELDFARPLRDFFMISPCGPREKQLLIAETVNHLRALGAILPVPPDETRTGRYSIYFLVPKKEGTFRPILDLKRVNKALHVPRFRMETLRSVIAAVHKGEFLASLDLAEAYLHIGIRERHQRYLRFMVLGEHYQFCALPFGLATAPRVFTKVLVVVAAFLRRQGILVHPYLDDWLIRAKSETECNRAVRLVIQQLQSLGWVVNFAKSQLLPSQRLEFLGARFDTLVGKVFLTRQRMEHLMFQVQWLLDLQLPTAWDYLQVIGHMVSTLEMVPWAFAHMRPLQRALLSRWDQKSEDYGVQLPLLEPAWSSLS; encoded by the coding sequence ATGCCAGAGCTCGTTTTCGGGGTCAGCGCCGGTTCCGAATGGGGAGGGGTGGCTCCTTTTCCCAGAAGCAACCGGCAAGGTCCCAATCTTGGTCTTCGTCTTCCTTTCGTGGTAGGCGGCCTCCCCGGGGGGGTGCCTCGCAGTCTTTCCCGGCCATCAAACCGGCTCAATGAAGGTGCGCAGGCCCACTCCTCGGTTCAACTTatcggaggtcggttgtcccggttttgggaggagtgggtcaaaataactttggatcaatgggtcctcgacgtggtgcgtcacggttacgagttggacttTGCTCGACCCCTCCGGGACTTTTTTATGATATCCCCTTGCGGGCCTCGGGAAAAGCAACTTCTTATAGCCGAAACGGTGAACCACTTACGGGCCCTCGGGGCAATACTACCCGTTCCCCCGGACGAGACAAGAacgggccgctattccatttattttctagtcccaaagaaggaaggtacgttccgtcccattctggatttgaagcgaGTAAACAAGGCCTTGCACGttccccggtttcgcatggaaactctaaggtctgttattgcggccgtccacaagggagaatttttggcttctttggatctagccgaggcatatctccacatcgGAATCCGGGAGCGTCATCAGAGATATCTGAGATTCATGGTGTTGGGAGAACActaccagttttgtgcccttccttTCGGCCTCGCTACAGCGCCACGAGTGTTTACCAAGGTTCTTGTGGTAGTCGCCGCTTTCCTGCGACGTCAAGGAATattggtacatccctacctggacgattggctcatacgggcgaaATCGGAAACCGAGTGCaaccgggcagtccgattggtgATACAGCAACTTCAgtcgctaggctgggtggtcaactttgcaaagagccagctgCTTCCGAGTCAAcggttggaatttttgggagcgcGTTTCGATACCCTGGTAGGCAAGGTATTTCTGACTCGACAGAGAATGGAGCATCTGATGTTTCAGGTGCAGTGGCTTCTAGATCTCCAGttacccacggcctgggattatttgcaagtcattggacatatggtgtctactctggagatggtaccgtgggcttttgctcatatgcggccgtTGCAAAGGGCTCTCCTTTCTCGCTGGGACCAGAAATCCGAGGATTACGGAGTGCAGTTGCCACTGTTAGAACCGGCGTGGTCCAGCTTAAGCTGA